TGGAGAGGTGTAAAAATACTTCCCGGCTTTTTTGGTTTAAATACATTCCATCAGGATATTGTCATGAAAAATAACAATCCATTCGCCATAATGTTGTTAGCGATCGCCATCATATTTACTATTAGTAAACACATCGAATTCAACAGCAATTCCTATCAAACCACAGTGTTTGCTAATCAACAGCATTCACTCAGCTACCAACCCAAAATTTACATTGCCTTGCAAACGAATTCCCCGGAAATGACAGACCTTGTTCAAAGTTTTCTAGATTTGGCGGCGCGACAAACAAATAATCAATTAACATCAATTGATATTTTCGCTGGAGATAAAGTCGAAAACCTTTATTCTCAAACAGCTAGTCGTCGTCAATTGCAAGAATTAATTGAGTATTTAAATACTCAACCATCATCTGATCAAGCTTTGATTCAAGCTATGCAACGCTTCAAAGATGAAGTGGAGCAAAATCCAACGCGACCAATTTATGGGTATATCGTGACCCAGGGAACAGCTGATCCTGCTTCTTTAGCAGCTATTCGTCAGATTTGCGAAAAACTAACTCAAACAGACTCTAACAAAGCTCATCTTTTTATCATCGGACTGGCAAAAGAAAACCGTCTACCAATGTCCAAAGCTTTTGCACCCATCAGAAAAAATGTGCAATTTGCAGGTACAAACCAGCAAGAGTGGGAAGAACTGATGCAGTTTTAGGAGTTAAAAAATGGGATTTTGGAATTGTTTGTTTGACTGGATGTATTTCGACACTCCCCAAATTCCTTGGCGTTGGGGAATGTGGGAGGTAGAGAGTTTATTTGAAAATCGTCATACTCTCCCCTTAGCAAAATTTCTAGAAACCAAAGAACCGCAACTGTTGGCGCAGTGGTTTGCGAGTGTGGCTCCCGCAGCAGCACAAGCACGTCAAGCAGAGATTACTCTTGATAATTTACGTTTACAGAGAAATCAACTAGCAGCCAAACTAGCGGAACTCCAAGTTTTGGATACTGAAGAAGCAGATTTTAGCCAACGCGATCGCACACTCCAAGTTAATTATTGGGAATGGCTACTCACGATTGGTTTGTCTTTGATGCTGTTTGTAGGCATTGCAGAAATATTACTCCAACTGGACTTGAGTAAATTATCTTCTAAAAAAATGCCCTTATTTTACTTGGCTTTGCTGGGGGCAATTTGCCTAACCGCAGGTGCAAAGTTAATGGTAATTCGTTGGGTAAAAGCTACCCGTAGCTATGAACCAAAACGCAATTTTTTCGACGATCCCAACCACGCTAATCCCATTCCCTTTTGGTCACGTCTAACCTCAGGCGATAGTGCAGTCTGGCTGAGTTTAGCGATCGTGGTGTTGGAAGTAGCATTTGCTGCACCAGGATTTATCGAGATGCTACCGCACAAATTACAAAAACAATTACTCATCCAGATGACAGCGTTTTTAGGTACAGGAATTGCAGCCATGATCAATATTGGTTTGGCTTGGGGAACAGCCTTGAACGAAATTCGCCTTGAACAAGAACTCACCAACGTCAGAACTCGACAGTTAGAATTAACCTGGCAACAAGCCAAACAAGGAAAAATTGATTCTCAACGCCAAACAGAAGTTGTCAAAGTGTTGTTAAAAGCACTTACCCAAGACTTAAAAGAACAACAACGCATAGCCAAAGACCTCAGAAAACGCGCGCGACTAGAACACGAACGCTGGGAAGTAACTGTTAAGAGGCGTTTTCGCAAATGGCTCAATAGCCATCCCAAAAAATGGGAAAGTTTCAAGGAATTCTCCAGCCAGGAAAACACACCTAACGGCAATCAGACATTTTCTAGAAACATTAGGGAGGTAGATAGCGATGAACAACAATGATAAACAACTGCCAAATCCGAATAAACCACAAGTAAATGTGGAATTGCCAACAGAATTTGGAGGCAGAAAAATTCAGCAATTAGATATTCAAGGTCATACAACTCATCCACACGCTGATTTTCACTGGCATCTCCTCAATCAAATTGGTGTTCCTGCTAGAGTACCCGATGTTTTAGCCGATTTAATTTTGTGGCTAGCTGCAAGTACCTTCATTGGTTCAGTAGGTAAGCTATTAATTCAGTTTCCAGGTGTCATCGTCATCATAGGTGTTGTCTTAATTATTTTGTTTTTCCTCAGTATCTACGTACTCAACACAGCATCACAAGCTAGTATTCGTTGGTCTTTAGTATACCGTTGGATTTTGATTTTTATTGGAATTGGTTTAGGAGTTCGCTAATGTCTCAAATTTATCTTGCTCAACAACAAAAATGGCTGGATGACTATCACCACTCCGCCAGAGCAGCCATAGCTGGATTAATTGTAGGCTGTGGTATCTATATTCTAGGTGTATACAACAATCAACCTTTGGTTAGGTCTGCTTGTTCACTTCTGGGTGTAATTTCTGCCTATTCAGTAATACAAGTTCGATGGGTGGCAAGAAACAATTACGCCATCCTCGAAGCAAGTAGAGATATTTCCGCCCAGGCTACTCTAGATAATTTATTTTTGGGTGTACGTCCAGAGATGATTTCCCAATCTGCCGAAACTGTCCAAGGCGTTACCATGTTACCGTTTTCTTCACCTAGAGAAGATTAATTACTTCTACCGGAGGTAGTAGAATTTAAAACTTCATGTTGCTCTAATGAAAAAAGCTACTTTATCCTGCTGTTTTTCCAGGTGGGCAAGTTATGAAAACATGGCGCTTCATCACCCTTATCCTCACCGCACTCAGCATGGGAATGGCATTCTGCCACACATTGGAGTTGCCAGCTAAGATGAGTTACGATGGATCGCTCTACGTAACGATCCAGAATTCTCTATATCGACTGTTTGGCCCCCCCGGGCCTGGTGCATTTATCGAACCAGGGGCAGTCCTTGCACTAATGGTACTGTCGTTCCTCGTTCGTAAGCGCCGACCAGCCTTCCAGTTAACACTAGCGGCAACAATCTTTTGGCTGTTAGCCTTTCCTGTGGTCTTCTTTGTGTTCACCGAACCTGTAAATGTTGTTTTTCGTAGTTCAACGCCTGAGTCTTTCCCAGCTAATTGGATGCAGCTACGCTACCAATGGGAATACTCACACGCAACCCGTTTCATTCTTCAACTACTCGGATTCAGTGCGCTACTACTGTCTGTACTTCTTGAAACTCCGACAAAGCCTTCTCGAGAGAACTCTCAATTTCATCAAGCTGAGTTGGGCTAATTACGACTGACTATCAAAAATCAACTCCTCGCCTATTGCCACACTACCACTACTAATTACCTGCGCTAAAACACCAGTCTGGGTATGCTGAAATTGCTCTTGTAAAAGAGACAGTAATCTAATATCTCGTTCTCCAGTTTCAGGATGAACATCTATATTTAAGCAGCGATTTATTCTGGCTGTCACAACAATTCGGGCTGTTCCCAGTTGTATTTCTTGCCCCACCCAGTCAAATTCTGCCCAAGCAGGGACACCTTCTACAACAAGATTCGGGCGGAAGCGCCGTACGTCTATTGGTTGTCCGGCTAATTGACTTAAATGGTTAATGGTTGCTTGACTGACAAGGGAAATATGTACCGCTTCCCGGTCGGGATAGCGAGTTTTGTCAAATTCTCCAACTAGCTGTAGAGGTGCGCGCTTAGGGTGTCTGGCTGCTTGACTAGGGTAAATTCCTGCTAGGTAGCCAGTAAAAAAAGCTGATATTAAATCCCTTCCTTTGCCAGTTGTAGTATTAGCAACTAATAACTCTACACCTTTGCGCTTGACTGTGAAAATGCTAGTTTCTGGATTATAGAAACAATTCAAAGCTGCAAGTCCTGGCCAGTCATTTTGCATGATGAAGTTTTGCTTCTTCATCCAAGGTACTATTGTTGAGTTTCTATCTATAGCGTCTTGCTTATACATCAAAGCAAAAGCGCGATCACCTGGAATACCATGTCCAACTTTGAGACAGACGCGATCGCACTTGTAACTACTTAATCCTTTGACAGGATAAATCAATAATTGCTGAATGGATATTTTAGTCATTGGAGATCGGGGATCAGGGATCAGGGACTGGGGATAGGGAGGACAAGGAAGAATTTCTCCCTTGTCTTCCCCTTCTCCCTTGTCTTTATTCTTATACCCGATCCCCGATCCCCGATCCCTATTCCTTAGCAGAACTAATCGGTTTTTGTCCTGCTGAAATATTTTTGCGATCTTGAGCAGAACCGCCCATGATACTACGGAAATATAAACCACCAACAGTCAATAAAAATACAACATACCCTACTGCCTGCACCACATAAAGATGTTCTCTGTATCCAAATAAGGCCTTAAATACAATACCGGGGAATTTTTCTTCAGGTAATATATTGGCTGTATTCCAAACCATAGGCCCTAGTATACAAGAATGAATTTTGGTAAACCTTTCGTAGTAAAAACAAAGGCTTTCAGAAGCACGATTACTGAGGGCATAATTAGCGGCAGCTTCGTCAAAATTATGTAATGCAGAAATTACTAATCCACCAACAATTAATACCAATAAAACACCCATGACCTGGAAAAATTGGCGGATATTGATTTTAACTCCCCATTTAAATAAAAGCACACCAATTGCTGCTGCAACTGCAATCCCGCCAATAGCCCCAAGGGCAGGAATTAATCCCTGTTGAAAATTAGCTGCGATGAAGAGAACTGTTTCAAACCCTTCGCGGACAACGGCAATCAAAATTAAACTAAAAACACCCCAGCCAGCATTAGTATTATCTTTTAAAGCATCTGTCACCGCTCCTTCTACTTGAGCTTTCATAAATTTAGCTTGTTTGGTCATCCAGATCAGCATCCAGCTGAGCATGAAAATGGCCAGTACACTAAATACAGCTTCCATCAATGGTTCAACTACAGATGTGTACTGGGGATTAATTGCTCCCAGTACTTGTATTACCCAACTAAACAGCACACCAATCAGCGCACTTAAGGCAATACCAACACCGACGCCAGCATATACCCAAGGATTAAGCCGGGATTGTTTAGCTTTTTTTAATAAAGCCAAGACAATACCAACTACTAAGGCTGCTTCTACTCCTTCTCGGAGTGTAATTACAAAAGTAGGTAAAGCAGTACTAAAGTTCATCAGTTGTCCTTTGTCAATTTGTTATTTGTCATTAGTCATTAGTCATTAGTTATTAGCTATTGACTAATGACTAATGACCAATGACTTGTGACTACTAACTAAAATCGCGTAACATTTTCTTCAGTTCAAGATTATGCATCTCTTCCTGACCGATCATAGTTCGGGCAAATTCTTCAAGATAAATACTGGCATCGCTGACAACACCAAGCAAAGTTTTATACAAATCTAGTGCTTTTTTTTCGTGTGCCAAGCTTTCTTCCAAAATATGTTTAACAGAATGCTTGTAACTTTCTTCAATTGGTGCAATTTTCAGGCTAGGATGTCCATCTAAACCTGTAAGAATTTCTCCTACTTGTTGAGCGTGAAGTAAAGATTCGCTTGCCTGGGCCTTAAAAAAAGTTACAATCGGAATGCGATTAGGGCCAGTTACCATCAAAGAGTAGTGAGTGTAACGCACAACTCCTGCCAATTCAAACTCCATAATGCTGTTGAGCAGGTCAATTGTCTTTTTTTGGTCAAGTTCTTGCATTAGTTGTTAGTTTTTGCTATTAGCCAGAAGTTTTCAGTGATGAGCTATAAGTTAGAAAGTATCTAACTTTTGATTCATTTCTCACTAAATTTTAAACTCCTACTTTGGAACAAAAAGTCAAGGGTAATCTAACCCTATGTATGATTGTGTTTATAGTCAGGGCTTTAGTCCTTGTTGAGCGAAGACAGCGCTGACTACAAGCTTAAATTATCGCTGGGCTTGAGTTTTGGAAGTGTCAATCACTTTTTGAGATTCTAATTCTATCGCTTTGACTTGTTTGGTGACTTCCTCAGGAGTATTGACTGGCTTGGCTGGTGGAATCACTGTTGGCCAAGTTTTTTTCAGTTGCGCCATACTCGCCCGAATTGCTTTGTCTGCTTCCGGATAATTTTTAGCCATCTGGCTGGATATACCTTGATACAACTCGTCAGCGTAGAGTACAAAGCCACGGGAATCCTGGTATTCAATGGCTGCGGTGATTTTACCGTCGGCGACAGCTGCACCATATTCTGAGTTAGCAGCATCCAACAGGCCGTTAATTACCTGGAGGACAAATGATGGTTGGGTACGCTGGCTTTCTGGTAAGGCTGCGATCGCTTCATCCACCGACTGCATAGAAGTAGTAAAGTTAGTCTTGACTTTGCCGTCTTTGGGGTTAGATTTCACCAAATCTTGCAAACTTACCAAAGTTGTCTTAAATTCTTTGACTTTGCGCTCATTTAATTGGTCTTCCACATCAACATAAATTTCTTCTACTGGATGACCAATATGAGGTTCTGCCTGTTTCGGTTGATTCTGGTCTAATAGTTCTTGCGCTACAATCAGATGTCCTTTCATCAATCCTAACTTGGTCATATAATCGACATCTTTGGCTTCCCCAGTCAAAACCACTTCTTGAACAGTTACTTGATCCTTGATTTTGTCAAACTGTTCTTGGGTAATTACCTTCTTACTGACTAATTCCTCAGGACTAGCATAGGGACGATTTGCCTGAATTTTATTCGATAATGCTGGTACACCTAGCTGCGCTTCAAATTTATCTAATTCAGACAAAATAGCTGTATTGATGTTAATTTGTTTTTTGCTACCATGACCGCTATGGCTTACTGCCTCAGTTGTTTGTGCAACAGAGTTGGGACTACTAGCTGCGGGTGAATTTTCCGTGGTTGAAGTGCCACTATCATTACAAGAACTCAAAGTCACAATCGCACAAGCAGCGACAGCCAAACACAAATAACGGAATTTTTTCATCTTTGCTCCTGGGGATTTTTATACAGTTATCAGTCATCAGTGATCAGTTATCAGCTTTATTACTGGGTATAAGTCCCCCACCATATGCCTAATAACTGGGGCTGGTAATGTTCACTGATTTAAAAGCAAGTACCTCAAAGAGTTTTAAGCTATATCAGCAGTGGGTAATAGCAAATTGTCACGGTTATATTTGACATCTTGTCTTAGATTTTGCTAAGTTATTCTTGCATCTAGTGATAGTATTTATCAACTACTTCATCATTAGCTCAATGGAAATTTAATAATTAGTTTCAATTTAACTGCTATAGAATTAGGACTTATTATCAATAGCTATTAGTTAACAGCTAAAGATGTTGTTAATTTAGCTGCTAGGCATGTCAGCTTATATTTGTTGATTACTGAGTAAATACTGTAAATCTAAGTTTTTTTCGTTGGATTTTGCGAGTCTTTGTTAGCGACGACTTCAAATAATCCCATACACCCGTTTTCTGCGATCGCATCTTGGTGCGGGTGAAACATATACTTACCTGGGTAGCGAAAAGCAAATTCTAAGATATGCCTTTCTGCTATACCCATTGTGATGACATCGCTTTTTTGGCTAGGAGTGAGAGTCATTCCAGTCGGATAAACATCAAAAAAGTTAGCGTGCAAGTGAAACGTTACTGCGGGGTCAAACTCAATAATGTTGAGGACGTACAATCGAATCAACTGATTTTGATAAATGCGGATAGGGTTATCCATGTAGTAATGGGGTAAACCATTAAAGGCATAATATTCGTTGTGGTTATCGTCATTGACGTCATACCCTGCCATTACTAATACAATCTCATCCGCAGCTGGGCGAGGCTGGGGTGGATCGATGATAAACATGCCATATAAACCTTTGGCAATATGTCGGGTCACAGGTTCAATATGACAGTGATAGAGATGAACACCAAAAGGTTCAGCGTCAAACTCGTAAATTGTGGCGCTACCGTTACTGACTGGGCGAACGCCGTCCATTTCTGCTGGGTGGATACCATGAAAATGTAAAGAGTGGGAATGTCCAGCTTTATTCAAGAACAATATCCGCACGCGATCGCCTTGTTTTGCTCTCAGTGTCGGCCCAGGAATGCCACCATTTAAGTCCCAAATGTTGTAAGATACAGCACTATTAAGTTGAATCACGGAAGTCCCAGCAGTTAGACGAAATTCCCGAATTGTCCGTCCATTTTCTCGTTTTAATGTTCCATAATCAAAGTTTCGCAATACTTGTATCGGGTTGACAGTACTGTTAGTGTTTTCCTTTGTCTCCAACGGTGGCACTCTTACCAACTGCTTTTGTGCTGCTAATTTATCCCATACCACAGCTGCTCCTGCGATGCCTGCACTGGCTAATCCTAGTTTCAACAGTTGGCGACGATTCAACAATTTCTCTTGATTGAGAGCAAAGTAGTTAGGCATGATACTATCACGAATCATTTGCAGCAAAAAATAAACTGCAAATTTTTTGCAATTACCTTCTATTAATATAGGAAATAAAAATTATTGTCAATAATCTTTGAGT
Above is a genomic segment from Fischerella sp. JS2 containing:
- a CDS encoding DUF1772 domain-containing protein translates to MAFCHTLELPAKMSYDGSLYVTIQNSLYRLFGPPGPGAFIEPGAVLALMVLSFLVRKRRPAFQLTLAATIFWLLAFPVVFFVFTEPVNVVFRSSTPESFPANWMQLRYQWEYSHATRFILQLLGFSALLLSVLLETPTKPSRENSQFHQAELG
- a CDS encoding FTR1 family protein, which codes for MNFSTALPTFVITLREGVEAALVVGIVLALLKKAKQSRLNPWVYAGVGVGIALSALIGVLFSWVIQVLGAINPQYTSVVEPLMEAVFSVLAIFMLSWMLIWMTKQAKFMKAQVEGAVTDALKDNTNAGWGVFSLILIAVVREGFETVLFIAANFQQGLIPALGAIGGIAVAAAIGVLLFKWGVKINIRQFFQVMGVLLVLIVGGLVISALHNFDEAAANYALSNRASESLCFYYERFTKIHSCILGPMVWNTANILPEEKFPGIVFKALFGYREHLYVVQAVGYVVFLLTVGGLYFRSIMGGSAQDRKNISAGQKPISSAKE
- a CDS encoding multicopper oxidase domain-containing protein, yielding MPNYFALNQEKLLNRRQLLKLGLASAGIAGAAVVWDKLAAQKQLVRVPPLETKENTNSTVNPIQVLRNFDYGTLKRENGRTIREFRLTAGTSVIQLNSAVSYNIWDLNGGIPGPTLRAKQGDRVRILFLNKAGHSHSLHFHGIHPAEMDGVRPVSNGSATIYEFDAEPFGVHLYHCHIEPVTRHIAKGLYGMFIIDPPQPRPAADEIVLVMAGYDVNDDNHNEYYAFNGLPHYYMDNPIRIYQNQLIRLYVLNIIEFDPAVTFHLHANFFDVYPTGMTLTPSQKSDVITMGIAERHILEFAFRYPGKYMFHPHQDAIAENGCMGLFEVVANKDSQNPTKKT
- a CDS encoding MOSC domain-containing protein codes for the protein MTKISIQQLLIYPVKGLSSYKCDRVCLKVGHGIPGDRAFALMYKQDAIDRNSTIVPWMKKQNFIMQNDWPGLAALNCFYNPETSIFTVKRKGVELLVANTTTGKGRDLISAFFTGYLAGIYPSQAARHPKRAPLQLVGEFDKTRYPDREAVHISLVSQATINHLSQLAGQPIDVRRFRPNLVVEGVPAWAEFDWVGQEIQLGTARIVVTARINRCLNIDVHPETGERDIRLLSLLQEQFQHTQTGVLAQVISSGSVAIGEELIFDSQS
- a CDS encoding ComEA family DNA-binding protein, translated to MKKFRYLCLAVAACAIVTLSSCNDSGTSTTENSPAASSPNSVAQTTEAVSHSGHGSKKQININTAILSELDKFEAQLGVPALSNKIQANRPYASPEELVSKKVITQEQFDKIKDQVTVQEVVLTGEAKDVDYMTKLGLMKGHLIVAQELLDQNQPKQAEPHIGHPVEEIYVDVEDQLNERKVKEFKTTLVSLQDLVKSNPKDGKVKTNFTTSMQSVDEAIAALPESQRTQPSFVLQVINGLLDAANSEYGAAVADGKITAAIEYQDSRGFVLYADELYQGISSQMAKNYPEADKAIRASMAQLKKTWPTVIPPAKPVNTPEEVTKQVKAIELESQKVIDTSKTQAQR
- a CDS encoding ferritin-like domain-containing protein → MQELDQKKTIDLLNSIMEFELAGVVRYTHYSLMVTGPNRIPIVTFFKAQASESLLHAQQVGEILTGLDGHPSLKIAPIEESYKHSVKHILEESLAHEKKALDLYKTLLGVVSDASIYLEEFARTMIGQEEMHNLELKKMLRDFS